A single window of Anopheles moucheti chromosome 2, idAnoMoucSN_F20_07, whole genome shotgun sequence DNA harbors:
- the LOC128302868 gene encoding uncharacterized protein LOC128302868: protein MESLRDGTLVGLGNPLLDISAVVEKDLLSKYDMQPNNAILAEPKHMPIYQELIEQYQAEYIAGGSVQNSLRVAQWILRRPRTAVFFGCVGQDEYARILEERAKANGVNVQYQRSSTNPTGTCAVLITGTQRSLCANLAAANDFTPEHLQSPANQAYLQGAQFFYVSGFFFTVSFESALSVAKQAAASGRMFMMNLSAPFVPQFYKNNLEEIFPFVDVLFGNETEAVALAKEFNYGTEDLRAIGKRIAALPKENDKRKRVVIITQGSDPVLLIESGTDNIREFPVQKLAPEEMVDTNGAGDAFVGGFLAQLLQGCSVDVCIRCGIWAAREIIQRSGCTFDGVPSFCATKN from the exons ATGGAGAGTCTCAG GGATGGTACGCTTGTGGGACTCGGTAACCCACTGCTGGACATTTCGGCCGTGGTTGAGAAAGATCTACTGAGCAAGTACGACATGCAACCGAACAATGCGATACTGGCCGAACCGAAACACATGCCAAT CTATCAGGAGTTGATAGAGCAGTACCAGGCCGAGTACATTGCCGGTGGTAGCGTGCAGAATTCGCTACGCGTTGCCCAGTGGATCCTGCGAAGGCCTCGTACGGCCGTATTTTTTGGCTGCGTCGGTCAGGATGAGTACGCTCGCATTCTTGAGGAGCGTGCCAAGGCCAATGGAGTAAACGTGCAATATCAACGGTCATCGACCAATCCGACCGGAACGTGTGCCGTGCTGATAACGGGCACACAGCGTAGCCTTTGTGCCAATCTGGCCGCCGCAAATGATTTCACCCCGGAGCATTTACAAAGCCCGGCCAACCAGGCGTACCTCCAGGGAGCGCAGTTCTTCTACGTGTCGGGCTTTTTCTTTACGGTTAGCTTCGAAAGTGCGCTCAGCGTAGCGAAGCAGGCGGCCGCCAGTGGGCGAATGTTTATGATGAATCTTAGCGCACCGTTTGTGCCACAGTTTTACAAGAACAATCTTGAGGAAATATTTCCCTTTGTCGATGTGCTGTTTGGCAATGAGACG GAAGCGGTAGCATTGGCGAAAGAGTTCAACTACGGTACGGAAGATTTGCGAGCAATCGGGAAACGAATTGCGGCACTACCGAAGGAAAACGACAAACGCAAACGTGTGGTAATTATTACGCAAGGAAGCGATCCGGTGCTGCTGATCGAGAGCGGCACCGACAACATTCGTGAGTTCCCGGTTCAAAAACTCGCGCCGGAAGAAATGGTCGACACGAACGGTGCGGGCGATGCTTTCGTCGGGGGCTTTCTGGCGCAACTGCTGCAAGGTTGCAGTGTCGATGTGTGCATCCGTTGTGGCATTTGGGCAGCGCGGGAAATTATCCAACGGTCCGGCTGCACGTTCGATGGAGTTCCATCATTCTGTGCCACGAAAAATTGA
- the LOC128302762 gene encoding GATOR complex protein NPRL3 gives MEVNPLSIILVKSDSKGDRLLFRYPYTLPQQFQTSVTPARKTPYSLIHTGDDILQNGPPSNICFDQLYGISDKDLATLFAVKSDLCNQKFELKVNDVRFVSHPTLLRSDQGSDQKSSDIQINVVFALHAQASSSVVKCYYELSKRIGIALIYEERRDGYFSREIKTMVAVMDENSALQEQEQPNSAAGTGSSVGTGSGTGPAGTSGQTVVTNAAATAAGIAVGVFDTILKNTTLAQFIKTIYHDLCTTGLLNVTMNQTITLSFCLPQKAHQFHKKGMAVEPETIDRCLESLKPYHGMLLLVDPSELFDCVPPSGANMLLQLIEVYNPLKSLQNMASDAELLIDYVYQIVGHLVYWAKATIIYPLCETNVYVIAPDAQLNIHSNLSEKFATKFPGMSLFEVISDFSLPTSIGHLTTPLQHPTRQGRLAQMVLWMLQHHLLMQLHTYVQFVANLDGIEEEILEAGRTSAIDRAHPIHMLYGSSAPNASSSQPLAVPLGGNRKHSLSEDRYSDSLSALLTTATSVASNTRPSSASHRSNISHSSVGGGLHTASSTENDESIASNDDDDKLKRLLAAFPEPDRKAVARIPAASNPEDLALMVRLWKAGYFKGEHHLEEIMYFENLRRSQLLQLVDKFREVLIIYETEDPAIASLYSDHPVE, from the exons ATGGAGGTGAATCCGTTGAGCATAATTCTGGTCAAATCAGATAGTAAGGGTGATCGGTTGCTGTTTCGCTATCCGTACACACTGCCGCAGCAGTTTCAAACTTCTGTTACGCCAGCGCGTAAAACGCCCTACTCGTTGATCCACACAGGAGACGACATTCTACAGAATGGACCACCATCGAACATATGTTTTG ACCAGTTGTACGGAATTTCGGACAAAGATCTCGCGACCCTGTTTGCCGTCAAATCGGATCTGTGCAATCAAAAGTTCGAGCTAAAGGTTAACGACGTACGGTTCGTCTCGCATCCGACGTTGCTTCGCAGCGACCAAGGCTCGGATCAGAAATCTTCCGACATCCAGATCAATGTTGTGTTCGCACTGCACGCCCAGGCCAGCTCGTCCGTCGTCAAATGTTACTACGAGCTGAGCAAACGCATCGGTATTGCGCTGATTTACGAAGAGCGTCGCGATGGTTACTTTTCGCGCGAGATCAAAACGATGGTTGCTGTGATGGATGAAAACAGTGCACTTCAAGAACAGGAACAACCGAACAGCGCTGCCGGGACGGGCAGTTCCGTCGGAACGGGCAGTGGTACGGGACCGGCTGGAACGAGCGGACAAACGGTGGTAACAAATGCAGCGGCAACTGCGGCAGGAATTGCCGTCGGTGTGTTTGATACGATACTGAAAAACACCACACTGGCACAGTTTATTAAAACG ATCTACCACGACCTGTGCACGACGGGTCTGCTGAACGTGACCATGAATCAAACCATAACGCTAAGCTTCTGTCTGCCCCAGAAAGCACATCAATTCCACAAGAAAGGCATGGCGGTGGAGCCGGAAACGATTGATCGCTGTCTAGAGTCATTGAAACCCTACCACGGAATGTTGCTGCTCGTTGACCCTTCCGAGTTGTTCGATTGTGTGCCACCGTCCGGCGCAAACATGCTGCTTCAGCTGATCGAAGTGTACAATCCGCTGAAAAGCTTACAAAACATGGCCTCCGATGCGGAGCTGCTTATCGATTACGTTTACCAGATTGtaggccatcttgtgtactgGGCGAAGGCTACCATCATCTACCCGCTGTGTGAGACCAACGTGTACGTAATTGCGCCCGACGCACAGCTAAACATTCACTCGAACCTGTCGGAAAAGTTTGCCACAAAGTTCCCAGGCATGTCGTTGTTTGAGGTAATTAGTGACTTTTCGCTGCCTACTTCGATCGGGCATCTGACGACACCGTTGCAGCACCCAACCCGGCAAGGCCGGTTAGCGCAGATGGTGTTGTGGATGTTGCAGCACCATCTGCTCATGCAGCTGCACACTTACGTACAGTTTGTGGCCAACTTGGACGGTATTGAGGAGGAAATCCTCGAGGCGGGACGTACAAGCGCTATCGATCGAGCTCATCCTATCCACATGCTGTACGGCAGTTCGGCCCCAAATGCATCCTCCAGCCAACCATTGGCCGTCCCATTGGGCGGAAACCGAAAGCACTCGCTTAGTGAGGATCGGTACTCCGACAGCCTTTCGGCACTGCTCACGACAGCAACTTCCGTTGCCTCCAACACGCGACCTTCATCCGCGAGTCATCGATCGAACATTAGTCATTCGAGCGTTGGCGGTGGTCTGCATACGGCTTCCAGCACGGAGAACGACGAAAGCATCGCGtcgaacgatgatgatgataagctGAAGCGATTGCTAGCTGCTTTTCCGGAACCCGATCGAAAAGCGGTCGCCCGCATACCGGCTGCCTCAAACCCAGAAGATCTCGCGCTAATGGTGCGACTGTGGAAGGCGGGCTACTTTAAGGGTGAGCATCATCTGGAGGAGATTATGTACTTCGAGAACTTGCGCCGTTCGCAACTGTTGCAGCTGGTGGATAAATTTCGCGAGGTGCTCATCATCTACGAAACGGAAGATCCGGCCATTGCTAGCCTCTATTCCGACCATCCGGTGGAGTAG
- the LOC128297642 gene encoding probable prefoldin subunit 6 — translation MDKEVAVVQRKLEAELKNFQDSIREYSKLVQTQQQLDGQYFENKSILEELQMLKPTNTVYKLYGPVLVKQDLEESKQNVGKRIEYISKELIRCAENISQLEQKQDKYRANLQKLQQQYQSQKAMAK, via the exons ATGGACAAGGAAGTCGCTGTCGTTCAACGTAAACTGGAAGCTGAGTTGAAGAATTTTCAAGATTCCATAAGAG AATACTCGAAGCTTGTGCAAACGCAACAGCAACTCGATGGACAGTACttcgaaaacaaaagcattttgGAAGAGCTTCAAATGcttaaaccaaccaacacg GTGTACAAACTGTACGGTCCGGTACTGGTGAAGCAAGATCTCGAAGAGAGCAAGCAAAATGTCGGAAAGCGTATCGAGTACATCTCGAAAGAGCTTATACGTTGCGCGGAAAATATTAGCCAGCTCGAACAGAAGCAGGACAAGTATCGTGCGAATCTGCAGAaactgcagcagcagtatcAGAGCCAAAAGGCCATGGCAAAGTAA